One Harpia harpyja isolate bHarHar1 chromosome 23, bHarHar1 primary haplotype, whole genome shotgun sequence genomic window, ACTGCTCGCGAAGCATCTGCAATCGCTGAACGACGATCAGCCGAGGTCCAAATTCATAAAAGGACTCGGGCTACCAAACGTTCACAAGACACCCTAAGGaccattaatacattttacagctgTCTTGAAAGCAGAGATTAGAACCCGTATCTCGTGTTCCTCAGATGAATGGCCAAACCTTTAGTCTGCAGTCCGTGCTTCAGTGTGACATTTCCTTATCTCCAGTCTCTCTGTGTCACCCACGGACCTAACAGGTTGTTTGCTCTGCGGTTGCACAGTTCGAAATGTGAACTAGCAGAGCATCCTCATAGTTCTGGCAAGCTTAGCCTTCTAGCTTGCTATGAAAGTGCTTCCCTGAAAGGGCAAAGAGATAAGTTTGAACCCTGTTGAGCACTGCCTTTTCTTGGATGAATGCTTTTACTGCTActttattttatagaagattGTCAGTAACACTTTTTCCAAGTGGTCTTGTTGGTTTTTGGAGAGTATGAGTCTGCTCCAGGAGACTAGTCCAAAGCGGGTGGCTCAGAAAAGTGCAACTTTGTAATTTTGTGTTTCAAAGCTCTCCAGATGGCCCAGTTGTCAGTATTCCTATGAGTTTACCCAGGGCACTTCCAAACACAGCATTAGGCCATTTTGATTCCAGTCTGAGATGCAAATTCTGTTGAGGCACCACATAGATGAAAAGCACCTAAAACCACCTTCTGTAATCCCTCACCAGGCTTGCTACcatatttggtttctttgtgcaaGTACCACATGGTTCTCAAACATCTGCTTGGGAAGGTTTTAGAGggaaaatacttgaacagaacattttgaaacatgGGTGAATTATattaggatgaaatatttttatttctgttgcttctagAAGTGTTGAAAgtttacttcttaaaatgtttctgaaagagcagatagttttactctaataaattatgcacaaaatgttcttcatatttcttttgacaACAGAGCCAAGAAGACATAGACGTGAATAGAAGAGGAGAACGGTATatagacagaagaaagagaggaagcaagtAATTCAATTtaccaataaaatttaaattgaaataaggaTATTATCAACTGGAAAATCCAAAGATGATAAAATTACAAATTCCAAAAATAAGGTGCAGCAAGTacacagtaacatttcaaaactgataaaaatggaaattaaaaaagtgtgctcttgtggtgggttgaccctggctggacgccaggtgcccaccaaagccgctgtatcactcccctctcagctagacagggaagagaagatataacaaaaagcttctgggtcgagataaggacaaggagacaccactcaaccaattaccgtcatgggcaaaacagacttgatttagggaaaattaatttaatttattgacaatcaaaccagggtagggtaatgagaaattaaactaaaactgaaaacaccttccctccacccctcccttcttcccaggcataactccactcctgaattctctacctatccaccccagtggtgcagggggacagggaatgggggttatgatcagttcagcacatgttgtctctgccgctccttcctcctctgggggaaggctcctcacactcttccctgcgccagcgtggggtccctcccacgggagatggtcctccacaaacttctccaatgtgggtccttcccacaggctgcagtccttcaggagcacactgctccagtgtggggggtcacaagtcctgccagcaaacctgctccagcgtgggctctccacggggtcacagcctccttcgggcgtccccctgctccggcatgaggtcctccacaggctgcaggtggagatctgctccaccgtggacctccaggggctgcgtgaggaggacagcctgcctcaccgtggtcttccccacgggctgcaggagaatctctgctccggcgcctggagcacctcctccccctccttctgcactgacctgcgggtctgcacgcTTGTTTCATCTAAGAATAcagctattagattttttttatgcaGTTCCTTTACATTCTGTGAAAATGCTTAGACTTGGAACTACTATTTTTCCTATCCATCCTTGCAAGTTATCCTAACAGCAAAGCTCAGAAGCTAGAACTCACTTGTGCtcacacctcatttttcttttgttgtaaggCTTTTAAAGGGAGAAGCCATAACCAAAATTTagcttaaattacatttccttaaaaaatatacataatatttaataatttaaaaactgcacCTTATGACTAACTCcaatgatgcaaaaaaagaaaaaaagactgaataaaattttctactttaatgtactaaacagcatcagaagagcaaataaaaaaaagtcaagaaaaggtaCCAACAgtcaatcttaaaaaatattttaacagtaatatttaaaacaacttttccagtcaaaatattttttgaaagactaaagcaaagcatttttatagtaACTGGTAAAGAACAGGTGCAAAGAGGTTTAATAGACATAAACACTCTCATGACAGCTCGGCTTTCTGAGGTGAGTATTTTTGGTAAGTGTTTTTTGAGCtagccctttctctcctttctaaaagGTTACATTGCTAccttagaacttttttttcaaacttatacaaagaaaatgcatcattttcactcaaaagtatcactaaataaaaaagtatttaagaacgGATCATACAAACTTACCATATGGATTTGCATTAATATTAGTCCCAATAAGCTCCAATGTTTGTTCTAAAATTTCCGATAACGGCACTGGACTGATTTCCAGAAGCCCTGGGTCAGCATGGTGTTTCAATAGCAGCGCTATTTCAGCCTCGTAATTTACAACAGATGAGTGCCAGCAATACTGCTTactatttttctccacaggcacccaacctatgagaaaacattgcatttaccAAAGTAAATTTCTGAAGTTATCAAATGTGTACTAGAActgtacatgcattaaaaaaacccacagttaacTACAAACAGAAAGAGTAACAAGAAAAACCGTGTCGTACCTCAGAGGAATGCAAGTGTGACAACTATGCCTTCAGTTGAAGCCCTTTAAGTAGATTAACTACTACTTTTAACATTGGAACTAATtctatttcacttcaaaaattgaagcccccccccccattttacctGTGCTGCATCATAGGTACCTGGCATATGTCCATTCTCATCGGGCAAAGGATTGCCATTACAGAACTCTATGTCCTTTGCTGGAATCCAGGTATCTGGAACAGGCTTGAAATCCTCTTCAACATTCCAAACAAATTCTAGAcatataaatgtaacattaagTTTTTGGCAAACTGTTAGCCAATTTTATGTTTTGATCATCTTTCAATGCAAGTATTAAAATACCATTGATCTAAACCTTGTTTTACAGACAGTAGTCCCAGTTACTTTGTACAAGCACCGAGATCTGGCACACTCAAGCACTCTACAGTTAGGGGGTTTAAAGAAGCATAGTAGCCTTTGAGTAgtttaaaagttcaaaagtaaCTACGATCAAAACATAGCTACCTAAATAGCTAACCTTATATTTAAACCAGAGCCAGagaagtagaatagaatagactatttcagttggaagggacctacaacaatcacctagtccaactccctgaccaatttaggactgaccaaaagttaaagcatgttcttaagggcattgtccaaatgcctcttaaacactgtcaggcttctttctctgtaaagaaatgcttcctaatgcctagtctaaacctcccctggcgcaggtttgaaccattcccatgtgtcccatccctggaccccagggagaagagctcagcacctccctccccatgtcccctcctcgggaagctgcagagagcaaggaggtcgcccctcagcctccttctctccaaactagacaaacccaacgtcctcagccgctcctcacaggacatgccttccagccctgccaccagctttcttgccctcctctggacgcattcaaggacctgaccatccttcttaaactgtgggacccagaactgcacacagtactcagggtGAGACCGCACcgacgctgaatacagcgggacgatcccctcttttgaccggctggtcatgctgtgtttgatgcactccaggatggggtctgccctctcggctgccagggcacactgctggctcctgttgtgcctgctgtcgaccagcacccagcacccagatccctttctgcagggctgctcttcagcctctcctctcccaatttatacttgtgcctagccttactctgtcccaggtgcagaatccagcattcgGACTTGTTAAAttccatcccattaatcatagcccaatgctccaatctatctagatccctctgcaaggcctcctgtccctcaagagagtcaacagcacctcccagtttggtatcatcatcaCACTTGCCAATGCATTCAACTACTGcacccagatcgttgataaatgtagcgaacagaactggccctagaactgaaccctgaggaacaccgctggtgaccagtcaccagccagacgTAGGCCCATgtactacaaccctttgagctctgcccttcagccagttcttcactcagtGCACCATGAACCCCCttatcccacagctggacaacttgtccagaaggatgctgtgaggggacagtatcaaaagccttactaaaatccagaaaaactacatccaccaccttcccttcatccatgaggtgggtgacctcatcacagaaggatatcaaattggttaaaacaggactttccctttgtgaacccatgctgactgtgcctgatgattgcattaatcttaaatgcctttcaatagtacccagtattatcctctgcatatattttccaggaactgaggttagactaacaggtctgtagttccctgggtcctctctCACGCCCTTTTTGTAGACTGGCGCAACAccggctagcttccagtcagcagggacctccccagactcccaagacctttggtagatgatgagaggggtcctgccgtaacatccgatgactccttcagtgctctgggatgaatcccatcaggccccatggacctgtgaacatgcagctgaaacagctggtCCCTTAGAATTTCAGCacccacaaatggaaagtcactgttcccacactcgtggtcttCCAACTCAGGGggtatcagtattattaaagactgaggcaaaaaaagcactgaatgcctccgctttttcttcGTCCCttttagtcagatgaccatcttcaacaagtatcggtccaatgtttcctttagacctcctcttgctgttATAAAAGGGCCTAAAAAAGcccttgttatctgaaacaacactggccagtttcaactctaactgagctttgccctttcatgtcttctccctgcatatacgaatcacagctctgtaatcATCCTGCGAAGcttgaccttgcttccagagatcatacagtttctttttcctcttgagctctgcgaggagttccctgttcagccaaagtGGTGTTCTGCCCTGCTTACTTGATTtacaacacagtggaattgcctgctcctgtgcttctaaaaggtggttcttaaagactgaccagcacccggggactcctaagccctcaaaagcagattcccagggtactctgctaaacagctccctgaagagcttaaagtttgctctcctgaagtccagggcagcaactctactgtccttttttcttattacactgaaaattttaaactcaaccatttcacgATCACTGTGACCAAGGCAGCCACCTCCCATCACACCCCTccccgagtccttctctattcacaaacagcaagtctaggagggcatctttcctagttggctcactgactacctgtgtcaagaagttatctcctacaaacttcaagaatttccaggATCTGCTCGTCACAGCCATATGATATtaccagttgatgtctgggaagttgaaatctcccgtaaggacaagggctactgatccAGAAATTTATCCTAAGTGCCTATAGAGTAACTCATCAGCGCTTACCTCCCAGCTGGGCGATTGGTAGTAGATACTGACTacatcatctcctttgttttccattcccctaatCCTCAACCACACCATCGCTAACTCTAAGGGCTGTACaaccaaacctctcccttacgcATAGTGCAAGGcctccaccttgcctgccctgcttatccctcctgaacagcctgtagccctccaacCACAGGACTCaatccaccaagtctcactaataccaatgatattgtagctctgggaggtgaccaatgcttccagttcatcctggtTTTTTCTCATACTGCGTGTGGTGGtgcacaagcatttcagatatgctccgGAGCCCTCAATGCTCCCCGGAGGGTTGCAAATGTTCCCACTAGCACCACCACCCTCCAGTGATGCCATGCCAACCCTTACCTACTGCAGTgctgttggtatccccttccccaactgattctagtttaaagctctcttgaAGTAAAGTTAAGactgacattaagaaaaattgaagCAGGATCACTGACATTTCCTGTGTTAGACTATAGGTGTTTTTCCAACTGGATAACTTACattgacaaaaagaaggaaagaaatcttcactAACCTTTGCAATCTTCCAATGAATACAAGAATCGTTTAAaccttttttcagcttgcttgttGGGTTTTCGATCCATCCTGGCCCATAGATAGGGTTGCCCTAGAGTTTCCAGAGggataaaaatcagcagtttacTGAGGCAACCACACCCTGCAGAGTACCGAAATCAACCATGTAAAAGGCACGATAGGCCTTCTCATTTGCCACTACAGAAATCTTATATCCAAAGACACTACTTAAATTCATAAGTTAACTGCCGTATATGAATCTAAAAATCTATTCGTAGAATCGTGGCTAGTGTAATACAAAGCTTCCTTACAATTGCAGGTAAAGGCATGAACCCCAGTGATGCAACGAACCACCacagtcttctcctttcctccccactttcatacttcttttcatcctccccAAGGAAATTAGACACCCCTTATTATACAAGTTCTAGTGCGCAAGGAAGATTTTACCAATAGGAAATTTTAGAACTGGAATAGGTCCCCGATTGGCATGTTCGCTGCAACCAGACTTCCATGTATTTTAGAGAGTAAAATCTGTAACAACTTTATAAAACACCTCCTACGTTTATGGTAAGTCTTACTTTGTGGTCAAGGTGGTTAATGACACAGGAATTCACAACAGCTGTGATCCAATGGATCatacaataaaagtgaaaacaaagtaaaacaaggctTCTAGCCAACATAAGAAATCTGCATACGGATCTTCTTTATTACCTGTATAGGTAGTTACGTAACAGCAGGTTCCGTCCACCTTTTCAGTAGGGATTGCATTGTATATATCTGCCTCTAACGCCTTCCCGGTTATAGCTTCAGTTGCCAAAACTTTAAAGGGCTGAAAAGAAGACAGGTATTTTAAACCCTCATCATGGCTGTTTCTCACATGGATCCTTGCTCCTCACAGCCGGCCTCTGTAAGTCCAGTACTACACATTATGTTGCTGATTTCTAATGCCATTGAAATACACCATTGTTTCTTCAAGACACGACAGCCTGGGAAATGCtctaagacaaaagaacaaaggCAATCTGTTTGCaaactctctccctcttctccgtTCTCAATTAGTATTTACAGATGACTTTGCCTTCCGCTGCAAATAGTGCACATAAACTAGAAGGGTCCCAGTCCAACGCTACGAAAGTTTGAGACGTGCCTTCCTCTGTTACGATGGCAATAGCGATTCACCGTGACTAGCTGCTCCAAGCTTGCAGTTTGGAGCTGAAAGTCAATAGCACCATGTTAGTGCAATACACAGACCCGTGCGATGCAAGGTGGCAAAAGCATCCTGGCATTAAATACGTAGTATCGGTGCTGCCAACTAAAC contains:
- the LOC128135360 gene encoding uncharacterized protein C12orf29 homolog produces the protein MRRRGAVQRKVPCLFVTEVKEEPSAKRERQPFKVLATEAITGKALEADIYNAIPTEKVDGTCCYVTTYTGQPYLWARMDRKPNKQAEKRFKRFLYSLEDCKEFVWNVEEDFKPVPDTWIPAKDIEFCNGNPLPDENGHMPGWVPVEKNSKQYCWHSSVVNYEAEIALLLKHHADPGLLEISPVPLSEILEQTLELIGTNINANPYEFASQTGIKMA